One segment of Natronosalvus halobius DNA contains the following:
- a CDS encoding cupredoxin domain-containing protein: protein MSDANTRRRFLRHLGTGVTLTAALAGEVGGTDGNRFQDEGNGDGTDVESEADDEGDGDEGDGLDGEDDSSDDPAVTQVVAGPDGAWRFEPEDVDIGLGEAVEWTFASAGHNVTSLPGASEKNRNPPNAEPFASYEGDAHFSVVPEGSTYRHVFTTPGEYEYVCVPHENTMVGTVQVDACADETITVDPDGDRRFEPDALEIGLGDTVEWQFEEEGHNVTAHPDASDNTSVPEGAEPFASYDLSSGEDDDEGVGEDEGEGEDVGEEDGQNEAENEGSEIDHEATREADETFAHAFETPGAYEYVCTIHDQEMIGTVEVLDEPDATVTVAPDGELAFEPESVSLEAGDVVRWTFEEEGHNVTAHPDASDNASVSEGAEPFASYDLSADEGKNGGGEGEADDIDHEATRESGETFDHRFVAVGQYEYVCAIHDEEMVGTIEVEPCSDGDDESSEAADD from the coding sequence ATGAGCGACGCGAACACCCGACGGCGCTTTCTGCGCCACCTCGGAACGGGCGTCACCCTGACCGCGGCCCTGGCCGGCGAGGTCGGCGGAACTGACGGCAATCGATTCCAGGACGAGGGAAACGGCGATGGAACGGACGTCGAATCCGAAGCCGATGACGAGGGAGACGGCGACGAAGGGGACGGACTCGACGGCGAAGACGACTCGAGCGACGACCCCGCCGTGACGCAGGTCGTCGCCGGCCCCGACGGCGCCTGGCGGTTCGAACCCGAGGACGTCGACATCGGTCTCGGGGAGGCGGTCGAGTGGACGTTCGCCAGCGCGGGCCACAACGTCACCTCCCTTCCCGGGGCGTCGGAAAAGAATCGAAACCCGCCGAACGCGGAGCCGTTCGCCTCCTACGAGGGTGACGCCCACTTCTCGGTCGTTCCGGAGGGGAGTACGTACCGCCACGTCTTCACCACCCCCGGCGAGTACGAGTACGTCTGCGTCCCCCACGAGAACACGATGGTCGGTACCGTGCAGGTCGACGCGTGCGCGGACGAAACGATCACCGTCGACCCCGACGGCGACCGCCGATTCGAACCCGACGCGCTCGAGATCGGGCTCGGGGACACGGTGGAGTGGCAGTTCGAGGAGGAGGGGCACAACGTGACCGCACACCCGGACGCCTCCGACAATACGTCGGTGCCGGAGGGGGCCGAGCCGTTCGCCTCCTACGATCTCTCGAGCGGCGAGGACGACGATGAAGGCGTAGGCGAAGACGAGGGTGAAGGCGAAGACGTGGGTGAAGAAGACGGCCAGAACGAGGCCGAGAACGAGGGTTCCGAGATCGACCACGAGGCCACCCGCGAGGCCGACGAAACGTTCGCTCACGCGTTCGAAACCCCCGGAGCGTACGAGTACGTCTGCACGATCCACGACCAGGAGATGATCGGTACCGTGGAGGTCCTGGACGAACCGGACGCGACCGTCACCGTCGCGCCGGACGGCGAGCTCGCGTTCGAACCGGAATCGGTCTCGCTCGAGGCCGGCGATGTCGTCCGCTGGACGTTCGAGGAGGAGGGACACAACGTGACCGCCCACCCGGACGCGTCCGACAACGCGTCGGTGTCGGAGGGAGCCGAGCCGTTCGCCTCCTACGACCTCTCGGCCGACGAGGGCAAAAACGGAGGCGGAGAGGGCGAAGCCGACGACATCGACCACGAGGCCACCCGCGAAAGCGGAGAGACATTCGACCATCGCTTCGTCGCCGTCGGGCAGTACGAGTACGTCTGTGCGATCCACGACGAGGAGATGGTCGGCACGATCGAGGTCGAACCGTGTAGCGACGGTGACGACGAGTCGAGCGAAGCGGCCGACGACTAG
- a CDS encoding sulfite oxidase — protein MQRQSTSGGDEQSGETERRRRRLLDRRKFMMASGALAGLSVTGSAVARQEQEESGSDEGEGDGGPEQGTSEYLEEHYPGLRIYSPDPENAEAAARETYTSYLTPKEEHYIRNHYLSPQIDAEEWEIELRLGEETVSLSMEALEREYSTESVAHTMQCSGNGRSYFDPEVAGNPWTFGAVGNTIWTGAPVSEILEAHGADTSDGKWLMAAGGDHPEGERIFARSIPMQKVMDDCLLAYEMDGEPLTAEHGHPVRLLVPGWMGNNNVKWLRELEVMDMMMIGEEWEQYLHWQQNSYRIIPEGEEAEHNETIDEFDTWAQMEAAANGELDHLPYIYDQVVKSIIGYPGEESTVSPRAQDGSVEVLGVAWAGDDHVESVEVSTDGGESWEEAEFFGPDLGPGGWRQFRYLWEAESGEHVLYSRATDENGYTQFGPISDPEAGLEAISDEQFPWNQDGYACNAYEPHGVTVTVEE, from the coding sequence ATGCAGAGACAGTCAACGAGCGGCGGGGACGAGCAGTCGGGCGAGACCGAACGACGACGACGGCGGTTGCTCGATCGGCGAAAGTTCATGATGGCATCGGGCGCACTCGCGGGACTGAGCGTAACCGGGTCGGCGGTAGCGAGACAGGAGCAAGAGGAATCGGGGTCCGACGAGGGTGAGGGCGACGGCGGACCCGAACAGGGGACGTCCGAGTACCTGGAGGAGCACTATCCAGGATTGCGCATCTACTCACCGGATCCGGAGAACGCGGAGGCGGCGGCCCGCGAGACCTACACGAGTTACCTCACGCCGAAGGAGGAACACTACATCCGGAATCACTACCTGTCGCCCCAGATCGACGCCGAGGAGTGGGAGATCGAACTCAGGTTGGGCGAGGAGACCGTCTCGCTCTCGATGGAAGCCCTCGAGCGCGAGTACTCGACCGAGTCGGTGGCCCACACGATGCAGTGTTCGGGCAACGGTCGATCCTACTTCGACCCCGAGGTGGCGGGCAACCCCTGGACCTTCGGCGCGGTCGGTAACACCATCTGGACCGGTGCGCCGGTGAGCGAGATCCTCGAGGCCCACGGCGCGGACACGAGCGACGGGAAGTGGCTGATGGCCGCTGGCGGGGATCACCCGGAGGGCGAGCGAATCTTCGCGCGCTCCATCCCGATGCAGAAGGTGATGGACGACTGCCTACTCGCCTACGAGATGGACGGAGAACCGTTGACGGCCGAACACGGCCACCCCGTTCGGCTCCTCGTCCCCGGATGGATGGGGAATAACAACGTCAAGTGGCTCCGCGAACTCGAGGTCATGGACATGATGATGATCGGCGAGGAGTGGGAGCAGTACCTCCACTGGCAGCAGAACTCCTACCGGATCATCCCCGAGGGCGAGGAGGCCGAGCACAACGAGACGATCGACGAGTTCGACACCTGGGCACAGATGGAAGCGGCCGCGAACGGGGAACTCGACCACCTCCCGTACATCTACGACCAGGTCGTCAAGTCGATCATCGGCTATCCCGGCGAGGAATCGACGGTGTCGCCGCGCGCCCAGGACGGCAGCGTCGAGGTGCTCGGGGTTGCCTGGGCCGGCGACGACCACGTCGAGTCCGTGGAAGTTTCCACCGACGGTGGCGAGAGCTGGGAGGAAGCGGAGTTCTTCGGCCCCGATCTCGGCCCCGGCGGCTGGCGACAGTTCCGCTACCTCTGGGAGGCCGAATCGGGCGAGCACGTCCTCTACTCGCGAGCGACGGACGAGAACGGGTACACGCAGTTCGGTCCAATATCCGATCCCGAGGCGGGACTCGAGGCCATCTCCGACGAGCAGTTCCCGTGGAATCAGGACGGGTACGCCTGTAACGCCTACGAACCGCACGGGGTGACGGTGACCGTCGAGGAGTGA
- a CDS encoding FKBP-type peptidyl-prolyl cis-trans isomerase, with the protein MVAPGRVAAIHFTGRIAEGDAVGEVFDTTDVDVALEEGIYHDHRDYKPLEVRVGEGKILPGIDRALREMAVGEQRTVELEPEEAFGAYSEERVLEVPAETLASDPSDLEPGTLVRDDNGRTGWIQAVEDDGRAVVDFNHELAGTTIECDLHVLAVSDDSTEATDELLADERSLSRSKEVDADEAGADETNANEAAEEKAD; encoded by the coding sequence ATGGTAGCTCCCGGACGCGTCGCCGCGATTCACTTCACCGGCCGCATCGCCGAGGGGGACGCCGTAGGCGAGGTCTTCGACACGACCGACGTCGACGTCGCCCTCGAGGAGGGCATCTACCACGACCATCGCGACTACAAGCCACTCGAGGTCAGGGTCGGCGAGGGGAAGATCCTCCCGGGCATCGACCGTGCGCTCCGGGAGATGGCCGTCGGCGAGCAACGAACCGTCGAACTCGAACCCGAGGAGGCGTTCGGGGCTTACAGCGAAGAGCGCGTGCTCGAGGTGCCAGCTGAAACGCTGGCATCTGATCCGTCCGATCTCGAGCCCGGGACGCTGGTCCGGGACGACAACGGCCGAACCGGGTGGATACAGGCGGTCGAGGACGACGGACGCGCCGTCGTGGACTTCAATCACGAACTCGCCGGGACAACCATCGAGTGCGACCTCCACGTGCTGGCGGTGAGCGACGATTCGACGGAAGCGACGGACGAACTCCTCGCTGACGAGCGCTCGCTCTCGAGGTCGAAGGAGGTCGATGCGGACGAGGCGGGTGCTGACGAGACGAACGCGAACGAGGCAGCCGAGGAAAAGGCGGATTGA
- a CDS encoding winged helix-turn-helix transcriptional regulator yields the protein MSSDSTPLEVERADTSTDGDVAVGSEPEDSPCPVIDSIEQIGSQWRLAVLHELQKGEYRFNELKRATDANARTLSRVLEDLGELGFVDRRIEEDAPIATYYSLTPKGRSLEPVFDEIECWAGSWLEESTSEDE from the coding sequence ATGTCATCTGACTCCACTCCACTCGAGGTCGAGCGCGCTGATACGTCCACTGACGGCGACGTCGCCGTCGGATCCGAACCCGAGGACTCGCCCTGCCCCGTCATCGATTCGATCGAGCAGATCGGCTCCCAGTGGCGACTCGCCGTCCTCCACGAACTCCAGAAGGGCGAGTACCGCTTCAACGAACTCAAGCGCGCGACCGACGCGAACGCCAGGACGCTCTCGCGGGTGCTCGAGGACCTGGGCGAACTCGGGTTCGTCGACCGGCGGATCGAGGAGGACGCGCCGATCGCAACCTACTACAGTTTGACCCCGAAGGGGCGGTCGCTCGAGCCGGTCTTCGACGAAATCGAGTGCTGGGCAGGCAGCTGGCTCGAGGAGTCCACGTCTGAGGACGAGTAG
- a CDS encoding flavin reductase family protein, producing MIDSTTSTDAIEIDVDEREGSLYRVLSSAVVPRPIAWVSTRSEAGVDNLAPYSFFTVASVEPPVVVFAPVDGPDGPKDTPRNVRDTGEFVVNLVTEDLAEAMNETSATLEAGDSEFEHAGLERAESTVVAPPRVADSKVALECTRRDLLDVGGSTLVLGDVRYVHLDEEVTTDGKIDVANVDAVGRLAGSWYTKTDERFSLERPP from the coding sequence GTGATCGATTCCACGACGTCAACCGACGCGATCGAAATCGACGTCGACGAACGGGAGGGGTCGCTCTATCGAGTCCTCTCGAGTGCGGTCGTCCCGCGCCCGATTGCGTGGGTCAGCACCCGAAGCGAAGCCGGCGTCGACAACCTCGCCCCCTACAGCTTCTTCACCGTCGCCTCGGTCGAGCCACCAGTCGTCGTCTTCGCGCCGGTCGACGGTCCGGACGGCCCCAAGGACACGCCGCGGAACGTTCGCGACACCGGCGAGTTCGTCGTCAACCTCGTGACCGAGGACCTCGCGGAAGCGATGAACGAAACCAGCGCCACCCTCGAGGCCGGCGACAGCGAGTTCGAGCACGCCGGTCTCGAGCGCGCCGAGTCGACGGTCGTCGCACCACCGAGAGTCGCGGATTCGAAGGTTGCCCTCGAGTGCACCCGCAGAGACCTGCTCGATGTTGGTGGGTCCACGCTCGTCCTCGGCGACGTTCGCTACGTACACCTCGACGAGGAGGTGACGACCGATGGGAAAATCGACGTAGCGAACGTCGACGCCGTCGGACGATTGGCCGGGAGCTGGTACACGAAGACCGACGAACGATTCTCCCTCGAGCGACCACCGTAG